A genomic segment from Coccinella septempunctata chromosome 3, icCocSept1.1, whole genome shotgun sequence encodes:
- the LOC123309433 gene encoding KIF-binding protein-like, translating to MASDSPDETAFKELRAIFENLSVYLHKDKQIHESDQDKETEGGNGSIVDGYFEQLFEKIEGYLVSSVNSSPENVKFLSMKASLLYEKAKIRLTRESSSDALLMLQDTLKLIEDFADHDFIIFLYLRIVNHLSYLLSKNGRLEEARNLLENILYKEYSPNVVVYSTEDLFKAEEPEASLCRLKFNKLMLNNVQMLGWIYGKLGFHDLHAFMEHLYLQKQLEIEDLSVLHWTSKCCRLVIIYLTANNWIYARYYLASVGALLSEKMGDPKSTPELPQAKANLSKAWIHYGLHLFSASKKKLLEKIYDNENDTTKTEEKSQFQVLDQHKFRGLQVTVPNVPSNFITNTQEARALFIHTQNWLKQIRTFYTLRDYPLQYVNAVLDLSELYRFLAFYENDLESQYNVQKRRSETLEAPSTLLREVRPSCYTAVSVELWRELAEVQIELMGINLKRLYTYESEQETADNIKKRIEAVTEVHDKLEVMGDTILSVQQKQAEVGNQEATLSSREYCP from the exons ATGGCTTCTGATTCACCGGATGAAACTGCATTCAAAGAGCTGAGAGCTATATTCGAAAATTTGAGCGTATACCTTCATAAGGATAAACAGATCCATGAAAGCGACCAAGATAAAGAAACTGAAGGTGGAAATGGGAGTATAGTTGATGGTTATTTCGAACAATTATTCGAGAAAATAGAGGGATACCTCGTTTCATCTGTGAATTCTTCTCCAGAAAACGTGAAATTTCTGTCAATGAAAGCTTCATTATTGTATGAAAAAGCAAAAATAAGGCTTACACGGGAATCTAGTTCTGATGCCCTTTTGATGTTGCAAGATACGCTGAAGCTCATTGAAGACTTTGCTGATCACGATTTCATAATATTTCTGTATTTGCGAATAGTTAATCACTTAtcctaccttctgtcgaaaaatgGCAGACTTGAGGAAGCAAGAAATTTGTTAGAAAATATCTTATATAAAGAGTATAGCCCGAATGTAGTTGTTTACAG CACAGAAGATTTGTTCAAGGCGGAAGAACCAGAAGCTTCATTGTGtagactgaaattcaacaagctCATGCTCAACAACGTTCAAATGCTTGGTTGGATTTACGGAAAGCTGGGTTTTCATGATCTCCACGCCTTCATGGAACATTTGTACCTGCAGAAGCAGCTGGAAATCGAAGATTTGAGTGTCTTACATTGGACTTCTAAATGTTGCCGTTTGGTAATCATCTACCTTACGGCCAACAATTGGATCTATGCTAG ATATTATTTAGCTTCAGTTGGTGCTCTGCTATCTGAAAAAATGGGCGATCCCAAGTCGACACCTGAACTGCCACAAGCTAAAGCTAACCTCAGTAAGGCGTGGATTCACTATGGACTTCATTTGTTCAGTGCCAGCAAAAAAAAGCTGTTGGAGAAAATATATGATAATG AAAACGACACCACGAAAACCGAAGAGAAATCCCAGTTCCAAGTACTAGACCAGCACAAGTTCCGTGGATTGCAAGTGACAGTGCCAAATGTACCGTCAAATTTCATAACAAACACTCAAGAAGCCAGAGCACTCTTCATTCATACCCAGAACTGGTTGAAACAGATACGTACTTTTTATACGTTGAGGGATTATCCGCTTCAGTACGTGAACGCAGTGTTGGATCTGAGTGAATTATACAGATTTTTAGCATTTTACGAGAACGATCTAGAATCCCAGTATAATGTTCAGAAAAGAAGGTCCGAGACTTTAGAAGCACCCAGTACTTTGTTGAGAGAGGTGAGACCAAGTTGTTATACCGCCGTTAGCGTCGAACTATGGAGAGAATTGGCAGAAGTGCAAATTGAACTTATGGGAATCAACTTGAAAAGGCTGTATACATATGAAA GCGAACAAGAAACAGCAGATAATATAAAGAAGAGAATAGAAGCTGTTACAGAAGTTCACGACAAGCTCGAAGTGATGGGAGATACAATACTATCAGTACAGCAGAAGCAGGCAGAAGTTGGAAATCAAGAAGCCACTTTATCGTCCAGAGAATATTGTCCATGA